The Lebetimonas natsushimae genomic sequence GTATAAGCAGGGAAGGTGAACTTCTTGATTACGGTGTAAAACTTGACATTATCGATAAAAGCGGGGCTTGGTTTAGTTACGGTGCCACAAAGCTTGGTCAGGGTAAAGAGAATGCAAAAGAATATCTAAGAACCCATCCGGAATTGGCCCAGGAAATTGAACAGAAAATAAAAGAAGCGATGGGGGTAGAACTTTCAAGTATGATAGAAGCACTTGAAAAAGAAGAAGACGAACTAAACTTAAAAGGAGAATAGTATGGTGTTTATTGAAGATGTATTTGCTGATGAAGTACTGGACAGCAGAGGAAATCCGACAGTTAGAGCCACAGTTGTTTTAAGCGATGGAAGTGAAGGTGAGGCTATTGTTCCAAGCGGGGCAAGTACAGGGGCGCTTGAAGCATTAGAACTAAGAGACGGCGATGAAAGATTTGGCGGAAAAGGTGTGTTAAAAGCATGTGAGAATGTAAATTCTATCATCGCAAATGAATTAATCGGTATGAACCCTTACGATCAGGCTGAAATCGATTATACAATGATAGAACTTGATGGAACTGAAAATAAAAGCCGCCTTGGTGCTAATGCTATTCTTGGTGTTAGTATGGCGGTTGCGAGAGCTGCTGCGGCATCACTTAATTTACCGCTATTTAGATATTTAGGTGGAAGCAACGGGGTTATTTTGCCAACTCCTATGCTAAATATTATTAATGGTGGGGCACATGCGGATAATGATGTGGATCTGCAGGAATATATGATTATGCCAACAGGGTTTGAAAGTTTTGAAGATGCGCTTAGAGCCAGCAGTGAGGTTTATCATACTCTAAAAAAATTATTAAAAGAAGACGGACATCCTACAGCCCTTGGTGATGAAGGAGGATTTGCGCCTAACTTTAAAAACAATGAAGAACCGATTCAGTATATTTTAAAAGCTATAGAAAAAGCTGGATATAAACCGGGTGAACAGATTAATATAGCACTTGATGCAGCAAGCAGCGAATTTTATAAAAACGGAAAATATGTTTTAGCGGGTGAGGGTAAAGAACTCAGTGCTGAGGAAATGGTGTCTTATTATGAAAATTTAATAAATAAATATCCAATTGTTTCACTTGAAGACGGGCTTGCAGAAGATGACTGGGAAGGTTGGAAAATTTTAACCCAGAGACTTGGAAATAAAATTCAACTCGTTGGTGATGATATTTTTGTAACTAATAAGAAAATTTTGGAAAAAGGTATTGAAGAAAATGTTGCTAATGCTATTTTAATTAAATTAAATCAAATAGGAACAGTTAGTGAAACAATGGAAACAGTAAGACTTGCACAAAGAAATGGATATAACTGTGTAATATCTCACAGAAGCGGTGAGAGTGAAGATGCATTTATTGCCGATTTCGCAGTGGCTGTAAATTCAGCTCAAATTAAAACAGGGGCACCTGCAAGAGGTGAAAGAACAGCTAAATATAATAGACTGCTTAGAATTGAGAGAAGTTTATTTAAACCTGAATATATAGGAAAAGAATTATTTTAATGATAGATTTCGACGATATAAGGCCAAAAAGAAAGATTGATTTAAAAATAGTGTTAGTAGTTTTACTTTCTTTTCTTTTTGGCATTTATATTTTTAATCTTTTGTTTGGTGAGAAGTCTTTTAGCAGAATGATAGATTTACAAAAGGAATATCAGGTTCTTGATAAAAAAGTAAAAAATTTAAAAAAAGAAAATACTATTTTGCAAAAAGAATATTTTGAGCTTAAAGAACTTGAAGGAAAATAAATTAATGTAAAATGGAGAATGGATAATTAATAATGAAAATATTGGCTTTTTTAATAATAGGTATTTTTGCATTTGCAAGAATCAATCCTTTTGAACCGGTAATAAGTCCTGACAAAAGCATTAAAATTGTAAAACAGGAATATTTTAAAAAAACTAAAGTGTATTTGCCAAATGATGCGAGAATTTTGAAAAAAATAATTTTTGTTTATCAAAGCTTAGATGGAGATGTTAAGAATAAAGAAGTTTTGATAAACAAAAATATTGATTTTCACTCTCCAATAATTATTACTCATAACCTTCAGAATTTTGAAATGAAAGAAATAAAGTTCGATTCTCTTTTTTCTTTATATATTAAAGATAAAAAAATTTTTATAAAAACCAAAGATAAATTAATTAGAAAAATGTTTTTGATTAAGCCTTTTAGACTTGTTTTAGATTTTAAAAGAAATGCTGATTTTTTAACTATTAAAAGAACAATTAAAAAGAGTGTTGTAAAAAAAGTGGTAGTTGGAAACCATAATGGTTATTACCGAGTTGTTTTGTATTTTGATGCTAATTATAAATATAAAATTCAAGAGATGGATGAAGGTATAAAAATTGAAATCTACTAATTTAATTCTTACCGGATTTATGGGAAGCGGAAAATCTACTGTTGGAAGAATTTTAGCCAAAGAGCTTAATACTTTTTTTCTTGATACTGATTTACTTATTGAAAATTTTGAAAATAAGAGTATAAATGAAATTTTTGAAGATGATGGGGAAAAAATATTTAGGGAAAAGGAGCGTTACTGTTTTGAATGGATAAAAAAGAATGTAACAAACACTGTGATTTCTGTAGGCGGAGGTTTTCCTGTTTATATACCTGAGATCAAGGAAGCCGGGGTTGTTGTATATTTGAAGGTAGGTTTTGAAGATATAGTAAAAAGAATGAATAAAAGAGAAATTAAAAAAAGACCTCTTTTTCAGGATATAAAAAAAGCAAAAGAACTGTTTGAAAAAAGAGCTAAGATATATGAAGAATTAGCCGATTTTATTGTTGAAAACAAAGATTTAAAAAAGAGTGTTGAAACAATAAAGGAATATTATGAAAATTTCAAATTACAATATCAGTCAAATTTTGCAGATTGATGCTCAGAAAAAAGCCCAGGATGTTGTAAAAAATGTTATTGGAAATTTGCTTGAAAAAACATTTGAAAACACAAAAGCCGTGGAAGAGGCTGCAAAAACCACAGGAAGAGGGAATAATTTTAATTTAAAAGTTTAAAGTGAAAAATGGATAATGATAAACGGAGAATGGAAAAAAGAGTTAATTGATTTTTATAAAAAAAGAAAAGAATATATTAAAAAATATTTTAATGAAAATGTGGATTTTACAGAAATAATAGATCCTTGCATCGATAAAAAAAGAGACAATCCTATTATGATAATAGGAGAAGCTCCGGGTAAAAGAGAAGTTGAACTCAAATCTCCTTTTGTAGGAAAAGCAGGAGAAAATTTAAATTATCTTATAAATTTAAGCGGATTTGATAGATGCAGAGATTTTTTGATAACAAATGCTTTTCCGTTTAGAACATATGAAAATAATAAAAACAGAACTCCAAAATCTGATGAATTAAAAATAGGGGCGGAACTTTTAAAAAAAGAGATAGATATTGTAAAACCCTCTTTAATTTTACTTCTTGGAAATTCTGCAATTAAAGCTTTTTCTTATATAGATAAATTTAAAGATGTTAAAAATCTTAAAAAATGCGGTGTTTATGAAATAAACGGCTATAAAGTAGGGGTGTGTTTTCATCCATCTCCTCTTGCATTTAATAGAAAAGATATTAAAGAAAATTTAGAGAAATTTTTTAAGAATTTAAAAAGTTTATAAAAGCTTTCAATATTATACTTTACTTCTTTTTCATATCTTCGGTGTAACAAATTTTCCTTTTGAAAGTCAATTTCTTAATTTTTTGTTAATATTTGTATATTTTATTGACAAAAGTGTTACAATTATTTATAATGTATTAAATAAATATGAAAGGAGAAAGGATGAAAAAAACATTTTTATCAATTGTAGTAGTAACGTCTTTAGTTAGTTTTGCTAATGCGGATATGGCTGTTGATCATTTAACAATTGAAGCGCAGCCTGATTCTCCGGCCACATTCGGATGGGGATATGACACTAAACAAAAACAAACAAAAAGTATGTGTGTTGAGTTTACATCTATGGATACTTATTATGCAGGAGAACCTAAAAAAGAAACTATTTTTACACTCGCTGAAAATAACTCAGAAATAGTAAAAAATTCCGGCTTGTCAGCTAGCGCATCTTTAAAAGCTTTGGTATACGGTGGTACAGTGAGTGCAAATAATAAAACAACTATTGTGGGCAAAACCGAAGCAAGTCAATATAATCTGACCCTTTTTGCTTCAGTTCTTGATTATGATCCTCCCAAATTTATACATATAGAAAATGTAAGATTAAAGCCGGAAATGATAGAGATGCTTAATGACCCTAAAAGAAAAGCTGAATTTAGACAGAGGTGTGGTGATGGATTTATAATCGGTATTCAGGAAGGAAGGGATTTTTTAGGTACAGCCACTGTAAAAAAACAAACTTTAAAACAATCTACAGAGCTTGCAACTGAAACAGGGCTGGGAGTTAAATATCCAGGATATGAAGGTAAAGCTGATGTGAATTATACAGAAGCAGTAAAAAATATTTTCGGTTCCTCAAATTTTGAAATCAGAACATACAGTACAGGTGCAGACATGCCTAATCCTTCAAATGTAGATGAACTGAAAAAATATTATGAAAATTTTTCAAAAAACAGTAACAATTATAAAAGAACTGTAAAATATATTGTTGTGCCTTATTCTATTTTGCCAAATTTTCCTTCACAAAATATTTTTTATGGTGATACAAAAGAGGCATATATCGGGTATATGGCAGATGTTTTATGGGATTTGAAAGCGGCAATCAAAGATGCCGAATTTGTTTTGTCTCCTTATACCCAGTCTTTTTTTGCTTTGGGAAGTAATAATATAATTAAAAAAAGAAGAATAAATGCTATTTATAGATACAAAGATAAATGGCAAAAAGAATTTAAAGATTTATTAAAAGCTGCCAAACAATGTGATAAAAAATTCACTAAAAAATGTGAAAGCTTAGCCTCTTTTTATAATGAAAAAAGAAGATTACAGCTTGAAAATATATTTTCAAAAGTATTGCCTGATAGATATATCAGCGATTGTTATTCTCCTGTAGAAATTAATTTAAATGATGGTGTACGCGTAGGTAATAATATAGTTAACTTATCTACAGCATTTAATGGGAAATTTGATGTTATCGAAGGTGATACAGAAACAGGCGGAAATAAAGTAAGGGTTGTGGCACAATTGAAATTAAGACCTGAAAACAGAAGATTAAGAGCAGATTTAAGTGTTGCAAAAATAGAATGGAAGAAAAGTAGATATAAAGGGATGCCGCTTGTAACTAAAAATAAAAAAATAAATCCAGGTGACAGTGGTTTTGCCAGACAAATATCTGAATATATTTTTGATTTGGATGATGACAGAGGTCATAGAAGCTTAAAAACATGTACCTGGAGTAGACCATTGACTAAAAATTTAAGAAGACTTATTCCTGGATTAAAAGGATATGG encodes the following:
- the eno gene encoding phosphopyruvate hydratase; translation: MVFIEDVFADEVLDSRGNPTVRATVVLSDGSEGEAIVPSGASTGALEALELRDGDERFGGKGVLKACENVNSIIANELIGMNPYDQAEIDYTMIELDGTENKSRLGANAILGVSMAVARAAAASLNLPLFRYLGGSNGVILPTPMLNIINGGAHADNDVDLQEYMIMPTGFESFEDALRASSEVYHTLKKLLKEDGHPTALGDEGGFAPNFKNNEEPIQYILKAIEKAGYKPGEQINIALDAASSEFYKNGKYVLAGEGKELSAEEMVSYYENLINKYPIVSLEDGLAEDDWEGWKILTQRLGNKIQLVGDDIFVTNKKILEKGIEENVANAILIKLNQIGTVSETMETVRLAQRNGYNCVISHRSGESEDAFIADFAVAVNSAQIKTGAPARGERTAKYNRLLRIERSLFKPEYIGKELF
- a CDS encoding FtsB family cell division protein is translated as MIDFDDIRPKRKIDLKIVLVVLLSFLFGIYIFNLLFGEKSFSRMIDLQKEYQVLDKKVKNLKKENTILQKEYFELKELEGK
- a CDS encoding AMIN domain-containing protein — protein: MKILAFLIIGIFAFARINPFEPVISPDKSIKIVKQEYFKKTKVYLPNDARILKKIIFVYQSLDGDVKNKEVLINKNIDFHSPIIITHNLQNFEMKEIKFDSLFSLYIKDKKIFIKTKDKLIRKMFLIKPFRLVLDFKRNADFLTIKRTIKKSVVKKVVVGNHNGYYRVVLYFDANYKYKIQEMDEGIKIEIY
- a CDS encoding shikimate kinase codes for the protein MKSTNLILTGFMGSGKSTVGRILAKELNTFFLDTDLLIENFENKSINEIFEDDGEKIFREKERYCFEWIKKNVTNTVISVGGGFPVYIPEIKEAGVVVYLKVGFEDIVKRMNKREIKKRPLFQDIKKAKELFEKRAKIYEELADFIVENKDLKKSVETIKEYYENFKLQYQSNFAD
- a CDS encoding shikimate kinase, with the protein product MKISNYNISQILQIDAQKKAQDVVKNVIGNLLEKTFENTKAVEEAAKTTGRGNNFNLKV
- a CDS encoding uracil-DNA glycosylase; translation: MINGEWKKELIDFYKKRKEYIKKYFNENVDFTEIIDPCIDKKRDNPIMIIGEAPGKREVELKSPFVGKAGENLNYLINLSGFDRCRDFLITNAFPFRTYENNKNRTPKSDELKIGAELLKKEIDIVKPSLILLLGNSAIKAFSYIDKFKDVKNLKKCGVYEINGYKVGVCFHPSPLAFNRKDIKENLEKFFKNLKSL